AATGCTAGCTTTCATGGCAATTCCAACTATTGTAAGTATAGCTGATGACTCCCTTAATGCTCTTGATAAATCATATAAAGAGGCATCTCTTGCTTTAGGAGCTAATAAAGTAGAAACGATATTTAATGTTCTTCTTCCTGCTGCTTTTCCAGGAATCTTTGCTGGAATAATGTTGGGATTTGGAAGAATTATAGGGGAAACTCTTACTGTATTAATGATCACTGGTAACTCACCTATACTTGCTACATCACCTCTTTCTCCAGTAAGAACACTGACAGCAACAATAGCTGCTGAAATGGGAGAGGTAGTTCAAGGAAGTACTCATTACTTTGCTCTTTTTGCAATAGGTATAATTCTTTTCTTCATCAGTTTCATAACTAACAGTATAGCTGATAGATTTATTCAAAAATCAAGAAAATTTAATTAATCATAAGGAGTATAAAATGATTTTAGTCAAGAAGAAAAAAGAAAAAGTCGTTGAAAATTTAATTAAAATAGTTGGTATTCTCTCTATTATTCCAGTTTTTATCATATTAGGTTATATAATTTTTAAAGGTGTCTCAGCTATTTCATGGGATTTCTTAACTAAGATGCCTGAAGATGGAATGAGAGCTGGAGGAATCTTCCCAGCAATTGTTGGAACTATATGGCTTACTGTGGGAACTATTCTTATCTCTGTTCCTTTTGGAGTTTTAACTGGAATATACTTAGTTGAATATGCAAAAGATAACTGGTTAACTAGAATAATAAACTTAACAATTATTAACTTAGCTGGTATCCCTAGTATTATCTATGGACTTTTCGGTATGGCTCTATTTGTAATCTTTCTAGAGTTTGATGTGTCTATTCTTTCTGGATCACTTACATTAGGAATTATGTGTCTTCCAGTAATAATAACTTCTACTAGAGAATCACTTTTAACTATACCTAACCATTTAAGAGAAGCATCTCTTGCTTTAGGAGCTACGAAATGGGAAACTATTACAAAAGTAATTCTTCCTGCTGCTCTTCCTGGAATACTTACTGGAGTTATCCTTAGTATTTCAAGAGCTGCTGGAGAAACTGCTCCAATAATGTTTACTGCTGTAGCCTTTTACTTACCATTCTTACCAGAAACACCTTGGGATCAAGTAATGGCTCTACCTTACCACCTATATGTTATATCTACTCAAGTTCCTAATATGCCTCTTGAGTATATGACTGGTACTCTATTTGTTCTAGTTGTTATTACAATTAGTTTCAATCTTATTGGTGCTGCAATTAGACAAAAATTTAACAAAAATAATTAATTTTTAATATATCTAGGAGG
This is a stretch of genomic DNA from Fusobacterium varium. It encodes these proteins:
- the pstA gene encoding phosphate ABC transporter permease PstA is translated as MILVKKKKEKVVENLIKIVGILSIIPVFIILGYIIFKGVSAISWDFLTKMPEDGMRAGGIFPAIVGTIWLTVGTILISVPFGVLTGIYLVEYAKDNWLTRIINLTIINLAGIPSIIYGLFGMALFVIFLEFDVSILSGSLTLGIMCLPVIITSTRESLLTIPNHLREASLALGATKWETITKVILPAALPGILTGVILSISRAAGETAPIMFTAVAFYLPFLPETPWDQVMALPYHLYVISTQVPNMPLEYMTGTLFVLVVITISFNLIGAAIRQKFNKNN